The genome window ATTTTCTCTGCGCACTTTGCCATCTCTGCGGTAAACAAGCATTATTCGATCTCCCAGGGAGGTGTGCCGCGGCCCCCTGCCCCGCGCAGGGATGCTCGAATCGATTCGCCCAACTCCGGCAACACATCGGCTACCGCAGCCAGCAAGCCAAAGCAACCCGCAATCATCATATCGCCGTAGGGTGCGGGGAAGTAGGGGCGCAAGCGAGGCGGGGGAAAAGAGCTGTCCGTCTTCGGTTCTCTGTCTTCCGTCATGCGCAGCATATTCCGCCGCGGCCCGGTTACAACCACATCGAATGCGCCTTCCCCCAACGGCAACGCCTCATCACCATAAATCAACGCGCCGTGACCATGGTCATCGAATACATCGGCATGTTGCAGGCTGCCATTTGCCAGGGCGCACAGCAATCCTTCGAGTTTGGGCAAGTCTAACAGGCCCGTATGATGCTCGAATACGCCCTCAATTTGACGCTCCACTCCCAAACGGAAAGCCAGGGTGTGAAAATTACCCACATTGGCAATCATCACCCGCGGGCGCCGACTCACCATCGGGTCCAGGGTTGCGCCCAGCACCGCCGCGGGGGCAGTATCCATCACCACCAGCGGAGCATCCACCCCGTGGGCAGAATCCACCACCGCTTGCAGGCGCGTCATCGCCGCGGGCACGTTATCCCGCAAAAAAGCAAATGCCGAAAGATGATTGCGTGCCTGAATTTGCTCATCCAAATAATCAAAACGAAATTGCCGATCCGAATAGCCCGGCGGAGCCGCGCCATGATCGAAAACCGCCACCGCCACCGCATCCAGACCGTCCAGATTAACGCCAAACTCGCCAAAGGCGCGCCCGATAGCTGAAAAGTCAAAATCACGCAATTCCAGACGCACCACAGCGTCGGGCAACGCGGCAATTTCATCATCACCAAGAATCTGAATGCCATCGGCCTGCACGCGCTCAAGATCATCATCGAAAGTGCGCGCCGCTTCGGGCGTGGCATACACCACATGACCCAATTTTGCATGATCACGCGCCGCCCAATGGCTGGGGCCACCACCCATCGTCACGCCGGTCAGCGCCACCGCTTGGCCGCGCTGCGTGGCGATTTTTAGCCGCCGATGGACGATCATCGTCGGCGAGGGGATCACCAATTTGAATCCGTTTTCTAAATCCACGCGGGAATCATAGAGGTAAATATCCTGCGTACCGGTTCCCACATCTACGCTGAGAATTCGCATAAATTTCCTTTGCCCGAGTTTGAGTACTCGCGCCTGATTTAGGATAAAGTTTATCATAAATAGCCCTGGTTTCTCCCCTGTAACAGCTTCGAGTATACTTAGAGCGGATCAAAGCCCTCCGAGATTCTTAAAATCCCGGAGGGCGGAAATAAAAAATTTCGAGGTAGTTTATGAAATTACAGAATGAAAACAAACGCTGGGAAGAAGAGACCCTGAAACCGGTGCTGGATCGTTTTCCCGAACGGCGCGCTTCGTTCGAGACCCTATCAGGGATTCCGCTGCCGAGGGTGGCGCTGCCCCCTGAGACTGGCGCGGATTATATGGAGAACCTGGGATTCCCCGGGGAATATCCCTACACCCGCGGGGTGCAGCCCAGCATGTACCGCGGCCGCTTCTGGACCATGCGCCAGTACGCCGGTTATGCCAGCGCCGAAGAATCGAATGCCCGTTACCGCTACCTGCTTGAGCAGGGGCAAACTGGCCTTTCAGTGGCCTTTGACCTGCCAACACAAATTGGTTACGACGCCGACGACGAGATGGCGCTGGGTGAAGTCGGCAAAGTGGGCGTTTCGATCTCGTCTCTGGACGATATGGAGCTGCTCTTCCGCGAGATTCCGCTGGAGCGCGTTTCGACCAGCATGACCATCAATGCTCCAGCAGCAGTATTGCTGGCAATGTATATCGCCGTTGCCAAACGCCAGGGCGCAGAAATTCACAAACTGCGCGGCACCATCCAGAATGATATTCTCAAAGAATATACTGCCCGCGGCACCTATATATTCCCGCCCAAGCCCTCCATGCGCCTGATCACAGATGTGTTCCAATTTTGCCAGCGTGAAGTACCGCGCTGGAACACGATCAGCATTTCGGGCTATCATATCCGCGAAGCGGGTTCGACGGCTGTGCAGGAAGTCGCATTTACATTAGCTAATGGCATTGCCTATGTTCAGGCCGCGCTAGATGTCGGGCTGGAGGTCGATAGTTTCGCCAACCAGTTATCATTTTTCTTCAACGCCCATAATAATTTTCTCGAAGAGATCGCCAAATACCGCGCCGCCCGTCACCTGTGGGCAAAAATTATGCGTGAACGCTTCGGGGCCAAAAACCCCAAATCGTGGATGTTGCGTTTTCACACGCAGACGGCAGGCTCCACGCTGACCGCCCAGCAACCAGAGAATAACGTAGTGCGCGTTACCCTGCAAGCCCTGGCGGCGGTGATGGGCGGCACGCAGTCACTGCACACCAACAGCATGGACGAAGCCCTATGGCTGCCCACCGAAAAATCGGTGCGCGTGGCCCTGCGCACACAACACATTATTGCGCACGAATCTGGCGCTGCCGACAGCATCGATCCGCTGGCGGGTTCGTATCTCATTGAGCAGCTTACCGATGAAATCGAGCGTCTGGCCGAAGCATATATTCAAAAAATTGACGATCTCGGCGGGGCGTTGGCCGCCATCGAGCGCGGCTACACGCAAGGCGAAATTCAGGAAGCCGCCTATCAATATCAGCAGGCCGTTGAGCGCGGTGAACAAATTGTAGTCGGCGTCAACGATTTTCAGGTGGATGAAAAAATTGAACTCGAACAACTCAAGGTAGACCCTGCCATCGAAACCGCCCAACGCCAACGCCTGGCTAAAATTCGTCAGCGTCGCGATGGTGCCCGCGTGGGTGCGCTGTTGATGCGGCTCGAACAATCCGCTCAGGGCGATCAAAACCTGATTCCGCTGCTCATCGAATGTGTCGAGAACGAGA of Chloroflexota bacterium contains these proteins:
- a CDS encoding DUF1786 domain-containing protein, yielding MINFILNQARVLKLGQRKFMRILSVDVGTGTQDIYLYDSRVDLENGFKLVIPSPTMIVHRRLKIATQRGQAVALTGVTMGGGPSHWAARDHAKLGHVVYATPEAARTFDDDLERVQADGIQILGDDEIAALPDAVVRLELRDFDFSAIGRAFGEFGVNLDGLDAVAVAVFDHGAAPPGYSDRQFRFDYLDEQIQARNHLSAFAFLRDNVPAAMTRLQAVVDSAHGVDAPLVVMDTAPAAVLGATLDPMVSRRPRVMIANVGNFHTLAFRLGVERQIEGVFEHHTGLLDLPKLEGLLCALANGSLQHADVFDDHGHGALIYGDEALPLGEGAFDVVVTGPRRNMLRMTEDREPKTDSSFPPPRLRPYFPAPYGDMMIAGCFGLLAAVADVLPELGESIRASLRGAGGRGTPPWEIE
- a CDS encoding methylmalonyl-CoA mutase family protein, with product MKLQNENKRWEEETLKPVLDRFPERRASFETLSGIPLPRVALPPETGADYMENLGFPGEYPYTRGVQPSMYRGRFWTMRQYAGYASAEESNARYRYLLEQGQTGLSVAFDLPTQIGYDADDEMALGEVGKVGVSISSLDDMELLFREIPLERVSTSMTINAPAAVLLAMYIAVAKRQGAEIHKLRGTIQNDILKEYTARGTYIFPPKPSMRLITDVFQFCQREVPRWNTISISGYHIREAGSTAVQEVAFTLANGIAYVQAALDVGLEVDSFANQLSFFFNAHNNFLEEIAKYRAARHLWAKIMRERFGAKNPKSWMLRFHTQTAGSTLTAQQPENNVVRVTLQALAAVMGGTQSLHTNSMDEALWLPTEKSVRVALRTQHIIAHESGAADSIDPLAGSYLIEQLTDEIERLAEAYIQKIDDLGGALAAIERGYTQGEIQEAAYQYQQAVERGEQIVVGVNDFQVDEKIELEQLKVDPAIETAQRQRLAKIRQRRDGARVGALLMRLEQSAQGDQNLIPLLIECVENEITLGEICGVLRQSWGEYQPNNWV